From the genome of Streptomyces sp. V1I1, one region includes:
- a CDS encoding DUF2079 domain-containing protein, protein MQASPTSGTTLPPQQSEFDRQSPAKTVHEIRSGVAWWMWVLAGALFLLYTALSLRIHQRMLSNSYDLGIFEQVVQSYAHGHLPVSELKGPDFPVLGDHFSPILALVAPLYWLWPSPNALLVTQAALIAVSVLPLTVWANRTLGSLAAAVIGAGYGLSWGIASAVGFDFHEVAFAVPLLAFSLTALGNDRLRAAAYWALPLLLVKEDLGLTVAVIGLVIARRGDRRLGIFTASAGLAGIVLALLVVLPAVNPSGSFAYWFYLDSPGGSEGGPGDLLYKYTIGLITPEPKMSTLVLVLAPTLFLALRSPLLWIALPTLLWRGASGNAFHWGTEFHYSLVLMPIVFAAFIDALVRRRSSASSLRRCLAGSAAITVLLLPQFPLWQLVQPATWRTDPRIPVAHRLMDQIPDGATVQASNQLAPQLTSRTSVSMFGWLASRPSPQWIMVDTRVPADRRWPLTVAQEKFKLDGARRKGYRTVADQDGFVLLKSPDGLGVPGSGHDVNGFPPNR, encoded by the coding sequence ATGCAAGCATCCCCCACCAGCGGCACCACGCTCCCACCGCAGCAATCGGAATTCGACAGACAGTCGCCGGCGAAGACGGTTCATGAAATTCGCTCCGGCGTCGCATGGTGGATGTGGGTCCTGGCGGGAGCGCTGTTTCTCCTTTACACGGCGCTGTCCCTGCGTATCCATCAGCGGATGCTCTCCAACAGCTACGACCTGGGAATCTTCGAGCAGGTCGTCCAGTCCTACGCACACGGGCACCTGCCCGTCTCTGAACTGAAGGGTCCGGACTTTCCCGTCCTGGGGGACCACTTCTCACCCATTCTGGCCCTGGTGGCACCGCTCTACTGGCTGTGGCCGTCGCCGAACGCCCTGCTCGTGACGCAGGCGGCGCTGATCGCCGTCAGCGTGCTGCCCCTGACCGTCTGGGCAAACCGAACCCTGGGCTCCTTGGCCGCCGCGGTCATCGGTGCCGGCTACGGCCTTTCCTGGGGTATCGCGAGTGCGGTCGGCTTCGACTTCCATGAAGTGGCCTTCGCTGTCCCCCTCCTCGCCTTTTCACTGACGGCTCTCGGGAACGACCGGCTGCGCGCCGCGGCGTATTGGGCTCTTCCCCTGCTGCTGGTGAAGGAAGACCTCGGGCTCACGGTGGCCGTGATCGGTCTCGTCATCGCCCGGCGCGGCGACCGCAGGCTCGGGATCTTCACCGCGTCGGCCGGTCTGGCCGGGATCGTACTGGCGCTGCTGGTGGTTCTGCCGGCTGTCAATCCGAGTGGGTCCTTCGCCTATTGGTTCTACCTGGACAGCCCGGGAGGAAGTGAAGGCGGACCGGGAGATCTGCTCTACAAGTACACGATCGGTCTCATCACCCCCGAGCCCAAGATGTCGACTCTTGTGCTCGTCCTGGCTCCGACCCTGTTCCTGGCTCTGCGATCCCCGCTGCTGTGGATCGCACTGCCAACCCTGCTCTGGCGGGGTGCCTCGGGCAACGCATTTCACTGGGGCACCGAGTTCCACTATTCGCTGGTGCTGATGCCGATCGTCTTCGCGGCTTTCATCGACGCTCTGGTCCGACGGCGCTCCAGTGCGAGCAGTCTGCGCCGCTGTCTCGCGGGCTCTGCCGCGATCACCGTCCTGCTGCTTCCGCAGTTTCCGCTGTGGCAGCTGGTCCAGCCGGCCACCTGGCGGACCGATCCCCGCATCCCTGTCGCCCACCGTCTGATGGATCAGATCCCTGACGGCGCCACGGTCCAGGCGTCCAACCAGCTGGCGCCCCAGCTCACCAGCCGCACGAGCGTCAGCATGTTCGGCTGGCTCGCAAGCCGCCCCTCTCCTCAGTGGATCATGGTGGACACACGGGTGCCGGCGGATCGGCGATGGCCGCTGACGGTCGCACAGGAGAAATTCAAACTGGACGGCGCCCGCCGCAAGGGGTACCGCACCGTGGCTGACCAGGATGGCTTCGTCCTGCTCAAGAGCCCGGACGGACTCGGCGTCCCAGGGAGCGGGCACGATGTGAACGGCTTTCCGCCTAATAGATAA
- the mqnE gene encoding aminofutalosine synthase MqnE, giving the protein MDAGLKRELEEKVRAGERLTREDGIALYESDDLAWLGGLAHEVRTRKNGDVVHFNVNRHLNMTNVCTASCAYCSFQRKPGEKDAYTMRIEEAVRLAKSMEGENLTELHIVNGLHPNLPWRYYPRSLSELKKALPNVSLKAFTATEIHHFETISGLSASEILDELIEAGLESLTGGGAEIFDWEVRQHIVDHRTHWEDWSRIHRLAHEKGLKTPCTMLYGHIEEPRHRVDHVLRLRELQDETGGFQVFIPLRYQHDFVDMQDGKVRNRLQARTTMATGAEALKTFAVSRLLFDNVQHVKVFWVMHGVQTAQLALQHGADDMDGSVVEYKITHDADNYGTPNKLTRDDLLDLIRDAGFRPVERNTRYEIIREYPGPDADRRESPQPMRV; this is encoded by the coding sequence ATGGACGCGGGACTCAAGCGCGAGCTGGAGGAGAAGGTCCGGGCCGGGGAGAGGCTGACCCGTGAGGACGGCATCGCCCTCTACGAGTCGGACGACCTCGCGTGGCTCGGCGGCCTCGCGCACGAGGTGCGTACGCGCAAGAACGGTGACGTCGTCCACTTCAACGTCAACCGACACCTCAACATGACGAATGTGTGCACAGCGTCGTGCGCGTACTGCTCGTTCCAGCGCAAGCCGGGCGAGAAGGACGCGTACACCATGCGCATCGAGGAGGCCGTCCGCCTCGCCAAGTCGATGGAGGGCGAGAACCTCACCGAGCTGCACATCGTCAACGGGCTCCACCCCAACCTGCCGTGGCGCTACTACCCGCGCTCCCTCAGCGAGCTGAAGAAGGCCCTGCCGAACGTCTCCCTGAAGGCCTTCACCGCCACCGAGATCCACCACTTCGAGACCATCTCCGGCCTGTCCGCGTCCGAGATCCTCGACGAGCTGATCGAGGCCGGTCTGGAGTCGCTGACCGGCGGCGGCGCCGAGATCTTCGACTGGGAGGTCCGGCAGCACATCGTCGACCACCGCACCCACTGGGAGGACTGGTCGCGCATCCACCGGCTCGCGCACGAGAAGGGTCTCAAGACCCCGTGCACGATGCTGTACGGGCACATCGAGGAGCCCCGCCACCGCGTCGACCATGTGCTGCGGCTGCGTGAGCTGCAGGACGAGACCGGCGGCTTCCAGGTCTTCATCCCGCTGCGCTACCAGCACGACTTCGTCGACATGCAGGACGGCAAGGTCCGCAACCGCCTGCAGGCCCGTACGACCATGGCGACCGGAGCGGAAGCGCTGAAGACCTTCGCGGTCTCGCGTCTCCTCTTCGACAACGTCCAGCACGTCAAGGTCTTCTGGGTGATGCACGGTGTGCAGACCGCCCAACTGGCCCTGCAGCACGGCGCGGACGACATGGACGGCTCGGTCGTCGAGTACAAGATCACGCACGACGCGGACAACTACGGCACGCCGAACAAGCTGACCCGCGACGATCTCCTCGACCTGATCCGCGACGCGGGCTTCCGCCCGGTCGAGCGGAACACCCGCTACGAGATCATCCGCGAGTACCCGGGCCCGGACGCCGACCGCCGTGAGTCGCCGCAGCCGATGCGGGTCTGA
- a CDS encoding Lrp/AsnC family transcriptional regulator: MDTVDRQLIQALRENGRASYAELGRLVGLSGPSVTDRINRLEAAGVITGYRATVDAASLGLGVTALIGISLSDAADHEDVARRLKDLAEIEDCWFIAGDDSYMLKVRASDVDGLEKTIRRLSGTRGVSRTRTTIVLSTKWENRVGDLPEES; encoded by the coding sequence ATGGACACGGTGGACAGGCAGCTCATCCAGGCCCTCAGAGAGAACGGCAGGGCCTCGTACGCCGAGCTCGGCCGGCTCGTCGGGCTCTCCGGGCCCTCCGTCACCGATCGCATCAACCGCCTCGAGGCGGCAGGCGTCATCACCGGCTACCGCGCCACCGTCGACGCCGCCTCGCTCGGCCTCGGCGTCACCGCCCTGATCGGCATCTCGCTCTCCGACGCCGCCGACCACGAGGACGTGGCGCGCCGGCTGAAGGACCTCGCCGAGATCGAGGACTGCTGGTTCATCGCGGGAGACGACTCGTACATGCTCAAGGTGCGGGCGAGCGACGTGGACGGTCTGGAGAAGACGATCCGCCGGCTGTCCGGGACCAGGGGTGTGTCCCGTACGCGTACCACCATCGTGCTCTCCACCAAGTGGGAGAACCGGGTCGGAGATCTGCCCGAGGAGAGCTAG
- a CDS encoding UbiX family flavin prenyltransferase, whose amino-acid sequence MKSRRPWIVGVSGASGTPYAAAVLRGLLAAGESVDLVVSRASRLTLLDETGIAFRDAHWREDLREWLARGADGKPGTFRVDIDDVRHWAAGDLAAGPSSGSYPVKGMLIVPASTACVAGVALGLSKDLLQRAASVTLKERRKLVVAIRETPLNGQTLKHLVTLDEAGAVVLPASPAFYAGATHIQDLVDFVAGRVLDAAGVPHQLYRRWEGELGGSRTD is encoded by the coding sequence GTGAAGAGCCGCCGCCCCTGGATCGTCGGGGTCTCCGGCGCGTCCGGGACGCCGTACGCCGCCGCCGTGCTGCGTGGGCTGCTTGCCGCGGGCGAGAGCGTGGACCTGGTGGTCAGCCGTGCCTCGCGGCTGACGCTGCTCGACGAGACGGGGATCGCCTTCCGCGACGCGCACTGGCGCGAGGATCTGCGGGAGTGGCTGGCGCGAGGGGCCGACGGAAAGCCGGGTACCTTCCGGGTGGACATCGACGATGTACGGCACTGGGCCGCCGGGGACCTGGCCGCCGGGCCTTCGTCAGGTTCGTATCCGGTCAAGGGAATGCTGATCGTCCCGGCGTCCACGGCCTGTGTGGCCGGGGTCGCGCTCGGACTCTCGAAGGATCTGCTGCAGCGGGCCGCGAGCGTCACGCTCAAGGAACGGCGGAAGCTTGTGGTCGCGATCCGGGAGACGCCCTTGAACGGGCAGACCCTCAAGCATCTGGTGACGCTGGACGAGGCGGGCGCCGTGGTGCTGCCCGCCTCTCCGGCGTTCTATGCGGGAGCGACGCACATCCAGGATCTGGTGGACTTCGTCGCGGGGCGGGTGCTGGATGCGGCAGGTGTGCCGCATCAGCTGTACCGCCGTTGGGAGGGAGAGCTCGGTGGCTCTCGTACGGATTAG
- the mqnP gene encoding menaquinone biosynthesis prenyltransferase MqnP — MSASAAAVPGPGRTKAFLRLVMIEHSVFALPFAYIASLTAMFQLDRNIHWGRLLLVTIAMVGLRTFAMACNRIIDREIDARNPRTAGRELVTGAVSVKSAWTGALIAVVVFLGAAAALNPLCLALAPIAVIPMVVYPYGKRFTNFPHAILGLAQAMGPVGAWIAITGQWSWDAVILGLAVGIWIGGFDLIFACQDVDADRAHGVLSVPARFGVPAALYGARASHLVTTVLLAWYALATDAGGFFWTGLVTVAAAFLYEHTIVKPNDLSRLNRAFLTVNGFIGIALFGCALLDLLVRGLTV, encoded by the coding sequence GTGAGCGCGTCCGCCGCAGCGGTACCGGGTCCGGGCAGGACCAAGGCCTTCCTCCGGCTGGTGATGATCGAGCACTCGGTCTTCGCGCTGCCCTTCGCGTACATCGCCTCCCTCACCGCGATGTTCCAGCTCGACAGGAACATCCACTGGGGGCGGCTGCTCCTGGTGACGATCGCCATGGTCGGGCTGCGTACGTTCGCGATGGCCTGCAACCGGATCATCGACCGCGAGATCGACGCCCGTAACCCCCGTACCGCCGGGCGTGAACTCGTCACCGGCGCGGTCTCCGTGAAGTCCGCCTGGACCGGCGCGCTGATCGCGGTCGTCGTCTTCCTGGGCGCCGCGGCCGCGCTGAACCCGCTGTGTCTCGCGCTCGCCCCCATCGCGGTGATCCCGATGGTGGTCTATCCGTACGGCAAGCGGTTCACGAACTTCCCGCACGCCATCCTCGGCCTCGCCCAGGCCATGGGCCCGGTCGGCGCGTGGATCGCGATCACCGGGCAGTGGTCCTGGGACGCGGTGATCCTCGGCCTCGCGGTCGGCATCTGGATCGGCGGCTTCGACCTGATCTTCGCCTGCCAGGACGTCGATGCCGACCGCGCCCACGGTGTGCTGTCGGTGCCGGCCCGCTTCGGCGTCCCGGCGGCGCTGTACGGTGCGCGGGCCTCGCATCTTGTGACGACGGTTCTGCTGGCCTGGTACGCGCTGGCGACGGACGCGGGCGGGTTCTTCTGGACGGGCCTGGTGACCGTCGCGGCGGCGTTCCTCTACGAGCACACGATCGTGAAGCCGAACGACCTGTCCCGCCTCAACCGCGCGTTCTTGACCGTCAACGGGTTCATCGGGATTGCCCTGTTCGGGTGTGCGCTGCTGGATCTCCTGGTTCGTGGCCTGACCGTGTAG
- a CDS encoding menaquinone biosynthesis decarboxylase, with translation MAYDDLRSLLRALEREGDLKRIKAEVDPYLEVGEIVDRVNKAGGPALLFENVRGSAMPLAMNVFGTDRRLLKALGLKSYSEISDKIGGLLKPELPHGFVGVREAFGKLGTMVHVPPKKVKDAPVQEVVLRGDDVDLDQLPALFTWPEDGGSFFNLGLTHTKHPETGVRNLGLYRLQRHDRRTIGMHWQIHKDSRNHYQVAAKRGERLPVAIAFGCPPAVTYASTAPLPGDIDEYLFAGFVQGKRIEMVDCKTVPLQVPAQAEVVIEGWLEPGKMLPEGPFGDHTGFYTPQEPFPALTIDCLTMRKRPLLQSIVVGRPPTEDGPLGRATERFFLPLLKIIVPDIVDYHLPESGGFHNCAIVSIDKKYPKHAQKVMHAIWGAHMMSLTKLIVVVDADCDVHDLHEVSWRALGNTDYARDLTMVEGPVDHLDHASYQQFWGGKAGIDATKKLPEEGYVRDGGWPNMVESDPETSERVTRRWKEYGL, from the coding sequence ATGGCTTACGACGATCTTCGCTCCCTGCTCCGGGCGCTGGAGCGCGAGGGAGACCTCAAGCGCATCAAGGCCGAGGTCGACCCGTACCTGGAGGTCGGGGAGATCGTCGACCGCGTGAACAAGGCGGGCGGTCCGGCCCTGCTGTTCGAGAACGTGCGCGGGTCGGCGATGCCGCTCGCGATGAACGTCTTCGGCACGGACCGCCGACTCCTCAAGGCGCTCGGACTCAAGTCCTATTCGGAGATCAGCGACAAGATCGGCGGGTTGCTCAAGCCGGAGCTCCCGCACGGTTTCGTCGGCGTGCGCGAGGCGTTCGGGAAGCTCGGCACGATGGTCCACGTACCGCCGAAGAAGGTGAAGGACGCGCCGGTGCAGGAGGTCGTCCTGCGCGGCGACGACGTCGACCTGGACCAGCTGCCGGCGCTGTTCACCTGGCCCGAGGACGGCGGGTCCTTCTTCAACTTGGGCCTGACACACACCAAGCACCCGGAGACGGGGGTGCGCAACCTCGGTCTGTACCGCCTCCAGCGCCACGACCGCCGCACCATCGGCATGCACTGGCAGATCCACAAGGACAGCCGCAACCACTACCAGGTGGCCGCCAAGCGCGGCGAGCGGCTGCCGGTCGCGATCGCCTTCGGCTGCCCGCCCGCGGTGACGTACGCGTCGACCGCACCGCTGCCCGGCGACATCGACGAGTACCTCTTCGCGGGCTTCGTACAGGGCAAGCGGATCGAGATGGTCGACTGCAAGACGGTCCCGCTCCAGGTCCCCGCGCAGGCCGAGGTCGTGATCGAGGGCTGGCTGGAGCCGGGAAAGATGCTGCCGGAGGGCCCGTTCGGCGACCACACCGGCTTCTACACCCCGCAGGAGCCCTTCCCGGCGCTGACCATCGACTGTCTGACGATGCGCAAGCGCCCGCTGCTCCAGTCGATCGTGGTGGGCCGCCCGCCGACGGAGGACGGGCCGCTGGGACGCGCGACGGAGCGTTTCTTCCTGCCCCTGCTCAAGATCATCGTGCCGGACATCGTGGACTACCACCTGCCCGAGTCCGGCGGCTTCCACAACTGCGCGATCGTCTCGATCGACAAGAAGTATCCGAAGCACGCGCAGAAGGTCATGCACGCGATCTGGGGCGCGCACATGATGTCGCTGACGAAGCTGATCGTGGTGGTGGACGCGGACTGCGACGTCCACGATCTGCACGAGGTCTCGTGGCGCGCGCTCGGCAACACGGACTACGCCCGCGACCTCACGATGGTGGAGGGCCCCGTCGACCACCTCGACCACGCCTCGTACCAGCAGTTCTGGGGCGGCAAGGCGGGCATCGACGCGACGAAGAAGCTCCCCGAGGAGGGGTACGTCCGGGACGGCGGCTGGCCGAACATGGTCGAGTCCGACCCGGAGACATCCGAACGGGTGACCCGTCGCTGGAAGGAGTACGGGCTGTGA
- a CDS encoding PLD nuclease N-terminal domain-containing protein, with the protein MLRYLPFLLMLALTIYAFIDCLNTPEEEVKHLPKVVWVLIILIFTIVGPVVWLVAGKQRHAVPGSRSSAGSRGWVAPDDNPDFLRSLKDEKHNENTDKKKQDGDDQP; encoded by the coding sequence ATGCTCAGGTACCTGCCGTTCCTTCTGATGCTGGCGCTGACGATCTACGCCTTCATCGACTGCCTCAACACGCCCGAGGAAGAGGTCAAGCACCTGCCCAAGGTCGTCTGGGTGCTGATCATCCTCATCTTCACGATCGTCGGCCCCGTCGTCTGGCTGGTAGCGGGCAAGCAGCGCCATGCGGTGCCCGGCTCGCGGAGTTCGGCCGGCTCGCGCGGCTGGGTCGCGCCCGACGACAACCCCGACTTCCTGCGGTCCCTCAAGGACGAGAAGCACAACGAGAACACCGACAAGAAGAAGCAGGACGGGGACGACCAGCCCTGA
- a CDS encoding nucleoside deaminase, which yields MVSAVEYANWLTTAVEEARAGLAEGGIPIGAALYGADGALLGRGRNRRVQDGDPSMHAETAAFRAAGRQRSYRGTTMVTTLSPCWYCSGLVRQFGISRVVVGEAETFCGGHDWLAEHGVEIVLLDDAGCKGLMRDFIRANPELWSEDIGD from the coding sequence ATGGTGAGCGCCGTGGAGTACGCGAATTGGCTGACGACAGCCGTCGAGGAGGCCCGAGCGGGGCTGGCCGAAGGCGGGATTCCGATCGGGGCCGCGCTGTACGGGGCGGACGGCGCCCTGCTGGGGCGCGGGCGCAATCGGCGGGTGCAGGACGGCGATCCGTCGATGCATGCGGAGACCGCGGCCTTCCGCGCCGCCGGGAGACAGCGCTCGTACCGGGGTACGACGATGGTGACGACCCTCTCACCCTGCTGGTACTGCAGTGGTCTGGTCCGGCAGTTCGGGATCTCCCGGGTGGTGGTCGGCGAGGCGGAGACCTTCTGCGGAGGGCACGACTGGCTGGCCGAACACGGCGTGGAGATCGTGCTGTTGGACGACGCCGGGTGCAAGGGCCTGATGCGTGACTTCATCCGGGCCAACCCCGAACTGTGGAGTGAGGACATCGGTGACTGA